A stretch of the Nitratireductor thuwali genome encodes the following:
- a CDS encoding YMGG-like glycine zipper-containing protein — MRKMVIVAAAVVALGGCTTTEKDVGVGAAAGAVIGGIADGGRGALIGAGAGALGGLLVRNLRNGYCEYRDRHGRIYRARCR, encoded by the coding sequence ATGCGGAAGATGGTTATCGTCGCGGCTGCTGTCGTTGCATTGGGTGGTTGTACGACCACCGAAAAGGATGTCGGCGTAGGCGCTGCTGCCGGCGCCGTTATCGGTGGTATCGCGGACGGCGGACGGGGAGCCCTGATTGGCGCCGGAGCCGGAGCACTCGGAGGCCTGCTGGTTCGCAATCTGCGCAATGGCTACTGCGAGTATCGCGACCGGCATGGACGCATATACAGGGCCCGCTGCAGATGA
- a CDS encoding VOC family protein: MTPKRHIGLVALVVRDYDEAIAWYCGKLGFVLKEDTTLGEGKRWVVLSTGGSEAATSLLLARAQGADQFAAVGNQSGGRVFLFLATDDFARDHAAFVAKGVHFEEPPRAETYGKVAVFRDLYGNRWDLIEPAVPTD; encoded by the coding sequence GTGACCCCAAAGCGGCATATTGGCCTCGTCGCCCTTGTCGTGCGCGATTATGACGAGGCAATCGCCTGGTATTGCGGCAAGCTCGGCTTCGTTCTCAAGGAGGATACGACGCTCGGCGAAGGAAAGCGCTGGGTCGTCCTTTCGACTGGCGGCAGCGAGGCGGCGACCAGCCTGCTTCTGGCACGTGCGCAAGGTGCGGATCAATTCGCCGCTGTCGGCAATCAAAGCGGCGGGCGCGTTTTTCTGTTTCTCGCCACGGACGATTTTGCCCGCGACCACGCCGCGTTCGTTGCCAAGGGAGTGCATTTCGAGGAGCCGCCAAGGGCTGAAACCTATGGCAAAGTCGCTGTCTTTCGCGACCTCTACGGGAACCGCTGGGACCTGATCGAACCGGCCGTGCCCACAGATTGA
- a CDS encoding fimbrial protein — translation MAKPTLNENQDEAPLDPAAERVRRKLVRFMGINLAILFAAVMAVVLALVYRSLTPKPAEPQTVSPLVPGDILSGEVAIPAGARIVSHTLSGNRLSLLLRLGDGGSQIVVYDMASGEPAARIAISEEGQ, via the coding sequence ATGGCCAAGCCGACGCTCAACGAAAACCAGGACGAAGCGCCGCTGGACCCGGCGGCAGAGCGTGTTCGGCGGAAGCTCGTGCGCTTCATGGGCATCAATCTGGCCATTCTGTTCGCAGCGGTTATGGCGGTGGTGCTCGCACTTGTCTACCGTTCGCTCACCCCCAAGCCCGCTGAGCCGCAAACGGTTTCGCCGCTCGTGCCGGGCGATATCCTGTCAGGCGAGGTCGCCATCCCTGCCGGTGCCCGCATCGTTTCCCACACGTTGTCTGGCAACCGCCTGTCGCTGCTTTTGCGGCTTGGCGACGGCGGCAGCCAGATCGTCGTCTACGATATGGCTTCAGGCGAGCCGGCGGCCCGGATCGCCATATCCGAGGAAGGGCAGTGA
- a CDS encoding RluA family pseudouridine synthase, which translates to MSDPDSEAGAELKELVAAGEDEGKRLDQWLAASLAPALSRSRVQALIRAGAVTADGAILMEPKAKVVPGRRYLLTLPEPEPPEPEGEAIALDILHEDSELIVINKPAGLVVHPGAGNWTGTLVNALIHHCGDTLSGIGGVKRPGIVHRLDRETSGVMVVAKTDRAHRALAEAFADHGRNGDLERAYVALVWGAPKRLSGKIDAPLGRDPKDRTQRAVVPAGRVDARQAITHYAVLSRYGPRKDDPVASLVECRLETGRTHQIRVHMAHVGHPLIGDPAYGRAYRTKANRLPQPLGDMVAAFPRQALHARLLAFRHPATGKIMRFEAPMPPDLAELVAKFAVL; encoded by the coding sequence ATGAGCGATCCTGATAGCGAAGCGGGCGCTGAATTGAAAGAGCTCGTCGCCGCCGGCGAGGATGAGGGCAAGCGGCTTGACCAATGGCTGGCCGCCAGCCTTGCGCCCGCCCTGTCTCGCAGCCGCGTGCAGGCCCTCATCCGGGCCGGCGCCGTCACGGCGGACGGCGCGATCCTGATGGAGCCCAAGGCGAAGGTCGTTCCAGGCCGGCGCTACCTGCTCACGCTGCCGGAGCCCGAGCCTCCCGAACCCGAAGGTGAAGCCATTGCACTCGATATTCTCCACGAGGATAGCGAGCTGATCGTCATCAACAAGCCCGCCGGGCTTGTGGTCCACCCCGGCGCGGGCAACTGGACCGGAACGCTGGTCAACGCCCTCATCCATCATTGCGGCGACACCCTCTCGGGCATCGGCGGCGTGAAGCGTCCCGGCATCGTCCACCGGCTCGACCGGGAGACAAGCGGCGTTATGGTGGTTGCCAAGACCGACCGCGCGCACCGCGCCCTTGCCGAGGCATTCGCCGATCACGGGCGCAACGGCGATCTTGAGCGCGCCTATGTCGCTCTGGTCTGGGGCGCGCCGAAAAGGCTTTCGGGAAAGATCGACGCGCCGCTCGGCCGCGACCCGAAAGATCGGACCCAGCGCGCAGTGGTGCCGGCCGGCCGCGTGGATGCAAGGCAGGCCATCACGCACTACGCGGTATTGTCGCGCTATGGTCCACGCAAAGACGACCCGGTGGCGTCTCTGGTGGAATGCCGCCTGGAGACGGGCAGAACCCACCAGATCAGGGTTCACATGGCCCATGTCGGCCATCCGCTGATCGGCGACCCGGCCTATGGCCGCGCATACCGCACAAAAGCCAACCGCCTGCCTCAGCCCCTTGGCGACATGGTTGCAGCCTTTCCGCGCCAGGCGCTGCACGCCCGGCTGCTCGCTTTCCGCCATCCCGCCACCGGCAAAATCATGCGGTTTGAAGCGCCGATGCCGCCGGATTTGGCGGAACTCGTGGCTAAGTTCGCTGTTTTGTGA
- the rpoH gene encoding RNA polymerase sigma factor RpoH, whose protein sequence is MAQTLPSIVSGEGGLTRYLEEVRRFPMLQPEEEYMLAKRYREHDDTDAAHRLVTSHLRLVAKIAMGYRGYGLPIGEVISEGNVGLMQAVKKFEPERGFRLATYAMWWIKASIQEYILRSWSLVKMGTTANQKRLFFNLRKVKGKIQALEEGDLKPEQITEIATRLNVSEEEVISMNRRLSGDASLNAPIRATEGESGEWQDWLVDEHESQEDMLVEQDELESRRSMLDEAMGVLNDRERRIFEARRLSEDPLTLEELSGEFEISRERVRQIEVRAFEKVQEAVQATARQRAASTRSAQMEHAAG, encoded by the coding sequence ATGGCCCAGACATTACCGAGCATTGTTTCGGGGGAAGGCGGCCTTACCCGTTATCTTGAAGAAGTCCGCCGGTTTCCGATGTTGCAGCCGGAAGAGGAGTACATGCTCGCAAAACGCTATCGCGAGCATGACGACACCGATGCCGCGCACCGGCTCGTCACAAGTCATTTGCGGCTGGTTGCCAAGATCGCGATGGGCTATCGCGGCTATGGCCTGCCCATCGGCGAGGTTATCTCCGAAGGGAATGTCGGCCTCATGCAGGCCGTGAAGAAGTTCGAGCCGGAACGGGGTTTCCGACTGGCCACCTATGCGATGTGGTGGATCAAAGCCTCGATCCAGGAATACATATTGCGCTCGTGGAGCCTCGTCAAAATGGGCACCACGGCCAACCAGAAGCGCCTGTTCTTCAACCTGCGCAAGGTGAAGGGCAAGATCCAGGCGCTTGAGGAAGGCGACTTGAAGCCCGAGCAGATCACCGAGATCGCCACGCGGCTGAATGTCAGCGAGGAAGAGGTCATCTCCATGAACCGCCGCTTGTCCGGCGACGCCTCTTTGAACGCGCCGATCCGCGCGACCGAGGGCGAATCGGGCGAATGGCAGGATTGGCTGGTGGATGAGCATGAGAGCCAGGAGGATATGCTTGTCGAACAGGACGAGCTGGAATCCCGGCGGTCCATGCTGGACGAGGCCATGGGCGTGCTCAACGATCGCGAACGCCGCATCTTCGAGGCTCGCCGGCTTTCAGAGGACCCGTTGACGCTGGAAGAACTTTCCGGTGAGTTCGAGATCAGCCGTGAGCGCGTTCGTCAGATCGAGGTTCGTGCCTTCGAGAAGGTTCAGGAGGCCGTCCAGGCTACCGCACGCCAGCGCGCCGCATCGACGCGTTCGGCCCAGATGGAACACGCCGCCGGCTGA
- a CDS encoding adenylosuccinate synthase encodes MANVVVVGSQWGDEGKGKIVDWLSERADVVARFQGGHNAGHTLVIDGVSYKLSLLPSGVVREGKLSVIGNGVVFDPHAFVAEIARLGAQGVTISPANLKIAENTSLILSLHRELDGFREDAASNSDTKIGTTRRGIGPAYEDKVGRRSIRALDLANMESLPAKVDRLLTHHNALRRGLGHPEVSHEAIMEELSSVADKVLPYVDRVWKILDDARRAGQRILFEGAQGTLLDIDHGTYPFVTSSNTVAGQAATGTGLGPAAVGYVLGITKAYTTRVGEGPFPTEQDNEIGEFLGTKGHEFGTVTGRKRRCGWFDAVLVRQAVVTNGMNGIALTKLDVLDGLDEIKVCTGYRLDGKVIDYLPASQGAQTRIEPIYETLEGWKETTRGARRWNDLPAQAVKYVRHIEELIGAPVAILSTSPEREDAILVTDPFQD; translated from the coding sequence ATGGCGAATGTAGTGGTCGTCGGCTCGCAATGGGGCGACGAGGGAAAGGGCAAGATCGTCGACTGGCTGTCCGAGCGCGCCGATGTCGTGGCGCGGTTCCAGGGTGGACACAATGCCGGCCACACGCTGGTCATAGACGGGGTCAGCTACAAGCTTTCGCTGCTGCCTTCAGGTGTGGTGCGCGAAGGCAAGTTGTCGGTTATCGGCAATGGCGTCGTCTTCGACCCGCATGCCTTTGTCGCAGAGATCGCGCGGCTTGGTGCGCAGGGCGTCACGATCTCCCCCGCCAATCTGAAGATCGCAGAGAACACGTCGCTCATCCTCTCGCTGCATCGCGAGCTGGATGGTTTCCGCGAGGATGCGGCGTCCAATTCAGACACCAAGATCGGCACCACGCGGCGCGGTATCGGGCCGGCTTATGAGGACAAGGTCGGCCGCCGGTCGATCCGCGCGCTGGACCTTGCCAATATGGAAAGCCTGCCGGCCAAGGTCGACCGGCTCCTGACCCACCATAACGCGCTGAGGCGCGGGCTGGGCCACCCGGAAGTCTCTCATGAGGCGATCATGGAGGAGTTGAGTTCTGTGGCTGACAAGGTGTTGCCCTATGTCGATCGTGTCTGGAAGATACTGGACGATGCACGGCGCGCGGGTCAGCGTATCCTGTTCGAGGGCGCGCAGGGGACTCTGCTCGACATCGACCACGGGACCTATCCGTTCGTGACGTCCTCCAATACCGTCGCCGGACAGGCGGCGACCGGCACGGGCCTCGGCCCGGCGGCGGTCGGCTACGTGCTGGGCATCACCAAGGCCTATACGACCCGCGTCGGCGAGGGGCCGTTTCCGACGGAGCAGGACAACGAGATCGGCGAGTTTCTCGGCACCAAGGGCCACGAGTTCGGCACGGTGACGGGCCGCAAGCGGCGCTGCGGCTGGTTCGATGCGGTGCTGGTGCGCCAGGCGGTCGTGACCAACGGCATGAACGGCATCGCGCTGACCAAGCTCGACGTCCTGGATGGCCTCGACGAGATCAAGGTGTGCACCGGCTATAGGCTGGACGGAAAGGTGATCGACTATCTGCCGGCGAGCCAGGGCGCGCAGACGCGCATCGAGCCGATCTATGAGACGCTCGAGGGATGGAAGGAAACGACACGCGGTGCCCGGCGCTGGAACGACCTGCCTGCCCAGGCGGTCAAGTATGTGCGGCATATCGAGGAGCTCATCGGTGCGCCGGTGGCGATCCTCTCGACCAGCCCGGAGCGCGAGGACGCAATACTTGTGACGGACCCCTTTCAAGACTAG
- a CDS encoding DMT family transporter, whose translation MNNKAYLLLLMTTLFWGGNAVAGKLAVGHVSPFMLTTMRWVLALMVLAPFAWRPLRRDWPAIRANLPLLAALGCVGFTLFNATFYSALQYTAAVNVSIEQAAIPMVIIVLNFLLFGVRAKWLQLVGFALSLVGIALTASHGDLSRLAELDINFGDMLMLLAVLFYGIYTVFLRFKPDLHWLSMITVLASSAFVATLPFLAWEYTRGNMVPPDGRGWAIAAYTALFPSILAQVFYIRGNELIGGNRAGLFVNLVPIFGTLLSVLLLGEDFRLYHAVAIALVFCGIALAEHGGRKAAGSVPSVRAPIKD comes from the coding sequence ATGAACAACAAAGCCTATCTCCTGCTCCTCATGACGACGCTTTTCTGGGGCGGAAACGCGGTGGCGGGCAAGCTGGCCGTGGGCCATGTATCGCCCTTCATGCTGACGACGATGCGTTGGGTGTTGGCCCTGATGGTCCTGGCGCCGTTCGCCTGGCGACCGCTCCGCCGCGACTGGCCGGCCATCAGGGCGAATCTGCCGCTGCTCGCAGCCCTCGGCTGCGTCGGCTTCACCCTTTTCAACGCCACATTCTACAGCGCGCTGCAATATACGGCCGCAGTCAATGTCTCGATCGAGCAGGCGGCCATACCCATGGTGATCATCGTCCTGAACTTCCTCCTGTTCGGGGTGCGCGCGAAGTGGCTGCAGCTTGTCGGCTTCGCTCTGTCGCTCGTCGGCATCGCGCTGACGGCCAGCCATGGCGATCTGAGCCGGCTGGCGGAGCTCGACATCAATTTCGGCGACATGCTGATGCTGCTGGCGGTGCTGTTCTACGGCATTTACACGGTGTTCCTCCGCTTCAAACCGGACCTGCACTGGCTGAGCATGATCACCGTGCTCGCCTCCTCCGCCTTCGTCGCCACGCTGCCCTTCCTAGCCTGGGAATACACCCGTGGGAACATGGTTCCGCCGGATGGCCGAGGCTGGGCGATCGCGGCCTACACGGCGCTGTTCCCGTCCATTCTCGCGCAGGTCTTTTATATTCGCGGCAACGAGCTGATCGGCGGCAACCGGGCCGGTCTCTTCGTCAATCTCGTGCCCATTTTCGGAACGCTGCTTTCGGTCCTGCTTCTGGGCGAGGACTTCCGCCTCTACCATGCGGTCGCCATCGCGTTGGTCTTCTGCGGCATCGCGCTGGCCGAGCACGGCGGGCGCAAGGCGGCCGGATCAGTGCCCAGCGTGCGCGCTCCAATCAAGGATTAG
- the serA gene encoding phosphoglycerate dehydrogenase: protein MAPRVLVSDKLSPTAVDIFKQWGIDVDYQPDLGKDKEKLLSVIDQYDGLAIRSATKATEKLIATATNLKVIGRAGIGVDNVDIPAASRRGIIVMNTPFGNSITTAEHAIALLFAVARQIPEANASTHAGKWEKNRFMGVEITGKTLGVIGCGNIGSVVAMRAIGLKMHVVAFDPFLSAERASELGVEKVELDELFKRADFITLHTPLTDKTRGIINAEAIETMKDGVRIINCARGGLIVEADLVEALKSGKVAGAGIDVFETEPATENALFNMPNVVCTPHLGASTSEAQENVAIQVAEQMSDYLVKGAVTNAINMPSISAEEAPRLKPFIKLAEVLGAFVGQVTDEAIKEVEVLFDGATAEMNTRALISATLAGLIRPQVSDVNMVSAPIMAKERGVILSEVKRDKSGVFDGYIKLTVKTSARTRSIAGTVFSDGKPRFIQIKGINLDAEVGEHMLYTTNYDTPGIIGLLGSICGKHNVNIANFQLGRNRPGGDAIALLYLDAPFPESVLKELLATEQIITAKPLRFDVGA, encoded by the coding sequence ATGGCACCTCGCGTACTCGTTTCCGACAAGCTTTCGCCCACCGCCGTCGACATCTTCAAGCAATGGGGCATCGACGTCGATTATCAGCCCGACCTGGGCAAGGACAAGGAGAAGCTCCTTTCCGTCATCGACCAGTATGATGGCCTGGCTATCCGCTCGGCGACCAAGGCGACCGAAAAGCTGATTGCCACGGCGACCAACCTCAAGGTTATCGGCCGCGCCGGCATCGGCGTCGACAATGTCGATATCCCGGCTGCCTCGCGCCGCGGCATCATCGTCATGAACACGCCCTTCGGCAATTCCATCACCACGGCCGAGCACGCCATCGCGCTGCTGTTCGCCGTTGCCCGGCAGATACCGGAGGCGAATGCCTCCACCCACGCCGGCAAGTGGGAGAAGAACCGCTTCATGGGCGTGGAGATCACCGGCAAGACGCTTGGCGTCATCGGCTGCGGCAATATAGGCTCGGTCGTTGCCATGCGCGCAATCGGACTGAAAATGCATGTGGTGGCTTTCGACCCGTTCCTGTCGGCCGAGCGGGCTTCGGAGCTGGGCGTCGAGAAGGTGGAACTGGACGAGCTTTTCAAGCGCGCCGACTTCATCACTCTGCACACGCCGCTAACCGACAAGACGCGCGGCATCATCAATGCCGAAGCCATAGAGACGATGAAGGACGGCGTGCGCATCATCAATTGCGCGCGCGGCGGCCTCATCGTGGAGGCGGATCTGGTGGAAGCGCTGAAATCGGGCAAGGTGGCGGGTGCCGGCATCGACGTGTTCGAAACCGAGCCGGCGACAGAGAACGCGCTTTTCAACATGCCGAATGTGGTCTGTACACCGCATCTGGGCGCCTCCACCTCGGAAGCGCAGGAAAATGTGGCGATCCAGGTGGCCGAGCAGATGTCGGACTATCTCGTCAAGGGGGCGGTCACGAACGCCATCAACATGCCGTCGATCTCGGCGGAAGAGGCGCCGCGACTCAAGCCCTTCATCAAGCTTGCCGAAGTGCTGGGCGCTTTCGTGGGGCAGGTCACCGACGAAGCGATCAAGGAAGTCGAGGTGCTGTTTGACGGCGCGACCGCCGAGATGAACACGCGCGCGCTGATTTCGGCCACGCTTGCAGGGCTGATCCGGCCCCAGGTCTCCGACGTGAACATGGTCTCCGCGCCGATCATGGCCAAGGAGCGCGGGGTCATCCTGTCGGAGGTCAAGCGTGACAAATCGGGCGTGTTCGACGGCTATATAAAGCTGACGGTGAAGACCTCCGCCAGGACGCGCTCGATCGCCGGAACGGTGTTTTCCGATGGCAAGCCACGCTTCATCCAGATCAAGGGCATCAATCTCGATGCCGAGGTGGGCGAGCACATGCTCTACACCACCAACTACGATACTCCGGGCATCATCGGTCTGCTCGGCTCGATCTGCGGCAAGCACAATGTCAATATTGCCAACTTCCAGCTCGGCCGCAACCGGCCGGGCGGCGACGCCATCGCACTGCTTTACCTGGATGCGCCGTTTCCCGAAAGCGTGCTCAAGGAGCTGCTGGCGACCGAGCAAATCATCACGGCAAAGCCCTTGAGGTTCGACGTCGGGGCGTAA
- a CDS encoding phosphoserine transaminase: MSTIPMPDKRPANPHFSSGPCAKRPGWSPEALSDAALGRSHRAKIGKEKLARAIEMTREVLQVPADYRIGIVPASDTGAVEMALWSLLGERGVDMVAWESFGSGWVTDVVKQLKLDDVRRIEAEYGALPDLSSIDFGRDVVLTWNGTTSGVRVPNGDFIPADRKGLTICDATSAAFAQRLDFDKLDVVTFSWQKVLGGEAAHGMLILSPRAVERLESYAPAWPLPKIFRLTKGGKLIEGVFKGETINTPSMLCVEDYLDALSWAQSVGGLDGLIARADANFAAIDGFVRKSGWLAHLAQDPATRSNTSVCLSIVDDAVTALDADAQAAFAKGMVSLLDKQGVAYDIGHYRDAPPGLRIWAGATVETSDIEALMPWLEWAFQTQKAALQSA, encoded by the coding sequence ATGAGCACAATCCCCATGCCGGACAAGCGTCCGGCAAATCCCCATTTTTCATCTGGTCCCTGCGCGAAGCGTCCCGGTTGGTCGCCCGAAGCGCTTTCCGATGCCGCACTCGGCCGTTCTCATCGCGCCAAGATCGGCAAGGAAAAGCTGGCCCGCGCCATCGAAATGACGCGCGAGGTGCTACAGGTTCCCGCGGACTACCGCATAGGCATCGTGCCGGCATCCGACACGGGCGCCGTCGAGATGGCGCTGTGGTCGCTGCTCGGCGAACGCGGCGTGGACATGGTGGCATGGGAGTCCTTCGGCTCGGGCTGGGTCACGGACGTGGTCAAGCAGCTCAAACTGGACGATGTGCGCCGCATCGAGGCAGAATATGGCGCCTTGCCCGATCTTTCTTCCATCGATTTTGGCCGCGACGTGGTGCTCACATGGAACGGCACCACCTCCGGCGTGCGCGTGCCGAACGGCGATTTCATCCCGGCCGACCGCAAGGGCCTGACGATCTGCGACGCCACCTCGGCGGCTTTTGCCCAGCGGCTCGATTTCGACAAGCTCGACGTCGTCACCTTCTCCTGGCAGAAAGTGCTGGGCGGCGAAGCTGCGCACGGCATGCTGATCCTCAGCCCGCGCGCGGTCGAGCGGCTGGAAAGCTATGCGCCGGCATGGCCGCTGCCGAAAATCTTCCGCCTCACCAAGGGCGGGAAGCTGATCGAAGGCGTGTTCAAGGGCGAGACCATCAACACGCCGTCGATGCTGTGCGTCGAAGATTACCTCGATGCTCTCTCCTGGGCGCAATCGGTGGGCGGGCTCGACGGGCTGATCGCCCGAGCCGATGCCAATTTCGCGGCCATCGACGGTTTCGTGCGGAAAAGCGGCTGGCTTGCCCATCTGGCGCAGGATCCGGCCACCCGCTCCAACACCTCCGTGTGCCTGTCCATTGTCGACGATGCGGTCACCGCGCTCGACGCCGATGCCCAGGCGGCTTTCGCCAAGGGCATGGTCAGCCTGCTCGACAAGCAAGGCGTGGCCTACGATATCGGCCATTATCGCGATGCGCCTCCGGGACTTCGCATCTGGGCCGGCGCGACTGTCGAGACCTCCGACATCGAGGCGCTGATGCCTTGGCTGGAGTGGGCCTTCCAGACGCAGAAGGCCGCGCTGCAGAGCGCTTGA
- a CDS encoding outer membrane protein, which produces MRQHSRLAFIAGTIALATTAPALAADYDPPIIIDDAPQHVPVEIGSGWYLRGDVGYSLETEPRGNVEYRTFNGVSYSDNSFDDTRLSDDFSYGLGVGYSFTDMIRADVTLDRFTASLSGTTSSASPCSGAFPAATGCRSEEASEMTAYSALVNGYVDLGTFVGFTPYVGAGAGYTYVRWDNLQSTTYCVDGAVLCGGPTLAGTSTHPGESDWRFTYAFMAGMAYDLSNNMKVDLGYRYRKIAGGDMFGWDAASAAAGATGVQGRDQGLSSHEVRVGLRLELW; this is translated from the coding sequence ATGCGCCAGCATTCACGTCTCGCTTTCATCGCCGGTACCATCGCACTGGCGACCACCGCGCCGGCATTGGCCGCCGACTACGACCCGCCCATCATTATTGACGACGCGCCGCAGCATGTGCCGGTGGAAATCGGCAGCGGGTGGTATCTGCGGGGGGATGTCGGGTACAGTCTTGAGACGGAGCCGCGTGGAAACGTCGAATACCGCACCTTCAACGGCGTAAGCTATTCCGATAATTCGTTCGACGATACACGCTTGTCCGACGATTTCAGCTATGGCCTCGGCGTCGGCTATTCGTTCACCGACATGATCCGGGCGGACGTTACGCTCGATCGCTTCACGGCCAGCCTTTCAGGCACGACTTCCAGCGCCAGCCCGTGCAGCGGGGCCTTTCCCGCAGCGACCGGATGCCGCTCTGAGGAGGCTTCGGAGATGACCGCCTATTCGGCGCTGGTCAACGGCTATGTCGACCTTGGCACCTTTGTCGGGTTCACGCCCTATGTCGGCGCGGGCGCGGGTTATACCTATGTCCGCTGGGACAACCTGCAGAGCACAACCTATTGCGTAGACGGAGCGGTACTCTGCGGCGGTCCCACGCTCGCCGGTACCTCAACGCATCCCGGCGAATCGGATTGGCGCTTCACCTACGCTTTCATGGCGGGCATGGCCTACGACCTGTCGAACAACATGAAGGTGGATTTGGGCTACCGCTATCGCAAGATCGCCGGCGGCGACATGTTCGGCTGGGACGCCGCCTCGGCCGCTGCGGGTGCCACGGGCGTGCAGGGCCGCGATCAGGGGCTAAGCTCGCACGAGGTCCGCGTGGGCCTGCGGCTGGAACTCTGGTAG
- a CDS encoding outer membrane protein, whose protein sequence is MLKILKPLLATAAVLFSGTAFAADFYEPPVIEAPPPQIIEKEVSHGGWYIRGDVDYHWSKLRGTEYITYGCCTPDPGSDSFDTTDLKGAMSLGAGVGYKMSKYFRADLTADYWFKSDFRGSTSGTCGGVPCVSTDASSYSALLLLANAYVDLGSYHGVTPYVGAGLGGAYVKWDDLENTIGGTTDVHGGASGWRFAWAVMAGASYCLTSNLELDAGYRYSRIEGGRMFEESGIGVGPGFDKGISTHEARAGLRYAFGPSGSANCAQPEIVAYEPPVYEPPVYK, encoded by the coding sequence ATGCTGAAGATCTTGAAGCCGCTGCTGGCAACCGCCGCAGTTCTGTTCAGCGGCACTGCCTTTGCCGCTGATTTCTACGAGCCGCCGGTGATCGAAGCGCCACCGCCGCAGATTATCGAGAAGGAAGTGTCGCACGGCGGGTGGTACATCCGCGGCGACGTGGATTATCACTGGTCCAAGCTGCGCGGAACCGAATACATCACCTATGGCTGCTGCACACCCGATCCCGGCTCGGACAGCTTCGACACGACCGACCTGAAGGGCGCGATGTCGCTCGGCGCGGGTGTCGGCTACAAGATGTCCAAATATTTCCGTGCCGATCTTACCGCCGACTACTGGTTCAAATCCGACTTTCGGGGCTCCACCTCGGGCACATGCGGCGGCGTTCCATGCGTGTCGACGGACGCTTCGTCCTATAGCGCGCTGCTGCTTCTGGCCAATGCCTATGTCGATCTCGGCTCCTACCACGGCGTGACGCCCTATGTGGGCGCCGGCCTTGGCGGCGCCTATGTCAAGTGGGATGATCTCGAGAACACCATCGGCGGCACAACCGACGTTCATGGCGGCGCATCCGGCTGGCGTTTCGCCTGGGCCGTGATGGCCGGTGCATCCTACTGTCTCACCAGCAATCTCGAGCTCGACGCGGGCTACCGCTACTCACGCATCGAGGGCGGCAGGATGTTCGAGGAATCGGGCATCGGCGTGGGGCCGGGCTTCGACAAGGGCATCAGCACCCATGAAGCGCGGGCGGGCCTGCGTTATGCCTTCGGCCCCAGCGGCAGCGCGAACTGCGCTCAGCCCGAGATCGTGGCCTATGAGCCACCGGTCTACGAGCCGCCCGTCTACAAGTAG